A single genomic interval of Helianthus annuus cultivar XRQ/B chromosome 13, HanXRQr2.0-SUNRISE, whole genome shotgun sequence harbors:
- the LOC110900690 gene encoding uncharacterized protein LOC110900690, translating into MQIQQPILCSTKATNDGCGYLSDRLARSDYENIGFKMDMYFFDSSNDFYWKLFKARSYCSQVTTIRNAASFTRFIVTKTLTKQHCSGLILISMGIVLKMVLENKLTPRRFPKIQELVFSDFFSFFFVISLIKVQISIFFGIIGLQNPYGVWF; encoded by the exons ATGCAGATTCAGCAGCCTATTCTCTGCAGTACAAAAGCAACCAATGATGGGTGCGGTTACCTATCCGACCGGCTGGCCCGGTCCGATTACGAAAACATTGGTTTTAAG ATGGATATGTATTTTTTTGATTCCTCCAATGATTTTTACTGGAAGTTGTTCAAAGCTCGGAGTTATTGTTCTCAG GTTACAACGATTAGAAATGCGGCTTCTTTCACGCGCTTCATAGTCACAAAAACATTAACAAAACAGCATTGCAGCGGTTTGATTCTTATATCCATGGGAATTGTGTTGAAGATGGTCCTTGAAAATAAACTGACTCCTAGACGGTTTCCAAAGATTCAAGAGCTTGTCTTCTCcgatttcttttctttcttttttgtgATTTCACTCATAAAGGTTCAAATTAGCATTTTTTTTGGTATTATTGGATTGCAAAATCCATATGGTGTTTGGTTCTAG